From one Streptomyces sp. CA-210063 genomic stretch:
- a CDS encoding transglycosylase domain-containing protein: MSEHRRKPPQPQGGGRAAARRGQSASSGRRAAPRGATGSLSDTYGSGGEETQYEGRAAARRAAQRSTGVGPGGGRRRAAEPAGRGPGRGRAAPPGKKRFIDYPRAGKYGAMRWVPSWRQVTGLFIGFFGCLVAAAGIGYAVVAVPNPAEAATAQNNVYYWSDGSQMVATGGEVNRQIIAYEKIPKAMRYAVMSAENKTFETDSGVDPMGIARAVVNMAKGGQTQGGSTITQQYVKNAMLDDQSQTLSRKVKELFISVKVGASVDKDEIMRGYLNTAYFGRGAYGLQAAARTYFGKDAEKLNPSECAFLAAVLKGATYYDPAGATSIDPAATAQANTKRATERWRWILDEMVKDKRLSAADRAKYPDFPKIQPPRSNAQLGGQIGYLVDTAKGYILNNTDITQNELEQGGYEIHTTFNKNKVKELEKAVAKVRKENIKPDKRPETDTHVQFGGASVNPKSGAIEAIYGGEDATKHFTNNADVTGAQVGSTFKPFVLAAAMTWGKRDPALDQDQAQDERTIVSPKSLYSGKNNLKIKDYNGDIWTNEEGKEWLQANDDDESYGSPPKYQIDLREAMRVSANSAFVQLGMDVGLDRVKEAAMEAGLKEGSLTGTSYPSFSIGISDPSAIRMAGSYATFAASGKQNDPFSVKTVEHEGLTMFDHEEIAESKRAFTSEVADNVTDVLKTVVDEGTGTSAQLTGREVAGKTGTTDGNKSAWFVGYTPQLSTAISMYRMDDDESNKNRTFLEMYGTGGQETIHGASFPAEIWHDYMEDALKGVAPEDFPEPEPIGVIVNDDPDPTPTPTVTESEEESPEPSPTPSESEVLPSPTPSESCNNPFNPTCEDPGGTDTGGTDTGGTDGGVTATPTESEDDTRGNQNGGLFGGSTG; encoded by the coding sequence ATGAGCGAGCACCGTCGCAAACCGCCGCAGCCGCAGGGAGGCGGACGTGCCGCGGCCCGACGCGGCCAGTCGGCGTCCTCCGGCCGCCGCGCGGCACCGCGGGGCGCCACCGGGTCACTTTCCGACACCTATGGCTCGGGAGGTGAGGAGACCCAGTACGAGGGCCGTGCCGCGGCTCGACGGGCGGCGCAGAGAAGCACCGGCGTCGGTCCGGGCGGTGGCCGCCGTAGAGCGGCCGAGCCTGCCGGGCGCGGCCCGGGCCGTGGGCGCGCCGCTCCGCCCGGCAAGAAGCGATTTATCGACTATCCGCGTGCCGGTAAGTACGGCGCGATGCGCTGGGTGCCGTCCTGGCGCCAGGTGACAGGGTTGTTCATCGGGTTCTTCGGGTGCCTGGTGGCGGCCGCCGGCATCGGGTACGCGGTCGTGGCCGTACCCAACCCGGCCGAGGCCGCGACGGCGCAGAACAACGTCTACTACTGGTCGGACGGCTCGCAGATGGTCGCGACAGGTGGTGAGGTCAACCGCCAGATCATCGCGTACGAGAAGATCCCCAAGGCGATGCGCTACGCCGTCATGTCGGCCGAGAACAAGACGTTCGAGACCGACAGCGGCGTCGACCCGATGGGTATCGCCCGTGCCGTCGTCAACATGGCCAAGGGCGGTCAGACGCAGGGTGGTTCGACCATCACCCAGCAGTACGTGAAGAACGCCATGCTCGACGATCAGTCGCAGACGCTGTCCCGGAAGGTGAAGGAACTCTTCATCTCGGTGAAGGTGGGCGCCTCCGTCGACAAGGACGAGATCATGCGGGGCTACCTGAACACGGCCTACTTCGGCCGTGGCGCCTACGGTCTTCAGGCAGCCGCCCGTACGTACTTCGGCAAGGACGCGGAGAAGCTCAACCCGAGCGAGTGTGCCTTCCTCGCCGCCGTTCTCAAGGGCGCGACCTACTACGACCCGGCCGGAGCGACGTCGATCGACCCGGCGGCCACGGCACAGGCGAACACCAAGCGGGCCACGGAACGCTGGCGCTGGATCCTCGACGAGATGGTCAAGGACAAGCGTCTTTCGGCAGCCGACCGGGCCAAGTACCCCGATTTTCCCAAGATCCAGCCTCCTCGCTCCAACGCTCAGCTGGGCGGCCAGATCGGTTACCTCGTCGACACGGCCAAGGGCTACATCCTCAACAACACCGACATCACGCAGAACGAACTCGAGCAGGGCGGCTACGAGATCCATACGACCTTCAACAAGAACAAGGTCAAGGAACTCGAGAAGGCCGTGGCGAAGGTCCGTAAGGAGAACATCAAGCCGGACAAGCGCCCGGAGACCGACACCCATGTGCAGTTCGGTGGCGCGTCGGTGAATCCGAAGTCGGGTGCGATCGAGGCGATCTACGGTGGCGAGGACGCCACCAAGCACTTCACCAACAACGCCGACGTCACCGGCGCCCAGGTCGGTTCGACGTTCAAGCCCTTCGTCCTGGCGGCAGCCATGACCTGGGGCAAGCGTGATCCCGCTCTCGATCAGGACCAAGCGCAGGACGAGCGCACCATCGTCTCGCCGAAGAGCCTCTACAGCGGCAAGAACAACCTCAAGATCAAGGACTACAACGGCGACATCTGGACCAACGAAGAGGGCAAGGAGTGGCTGCAGGCCAACGACGACGACGAGTCGTACGGCAGCCCGCCGAAGTACCAGATCGACCTCCGCGAGGCGATGCGGGTTTCGGCGAACTCCGCCTTCGTGCAGTTGGGCATGGACGTCGGTCTGGACCGGGTGAAGGAAGCGGCCATGGAGGCAGGCCTCAAGGAGGGCAGCCTCACCGGCACGAGCTACCCGTCCTTCTCGATCGGTATCTCCGATCCCAGTGCGATCCGTATGGCGGGTTCGTACGCGACCTTCGCCGCCAGCGGCAAGCAGAACGACCCGTTCTCGGTCAAGACGGTCGAGCACGAGGGTCTGACCATGTTCGACCACGAGGAGATCGCCGAGTCCAAGCGGGCCTTCACGTCGGAGGTCGCCGACAACGTCACCGACGTCCTCAAGACCGTCGTCGACGAGGGAACCGGTACGTCGGCCCAGCTGACCGGTCGGGAGGTGGCGGGCAAGACCGGTACCACCGACGGCAACAAGTCGGCCTGGTTCGTCGGGTACACGCCGCAGTTGTCCACCGCGATCAGCATGTACCGCATGGACGACGATGAGTCGAACAAGAACCGGACGTTCTTGGAGATGTACGGCACGGGTGGCCAGGAGACGATCCACGGTGCCTCGTTCCCGGCCGAGATCTGGCACGACTACATGGAGGACGCGCTCAAGGGCGTGGCGCCGGAGGACTTCCCGGAGCCCGAGCCGATCGGTGTGATCGTCAACGACGATCCGGACCCGACGCCGACCCCGACGGTGACCGAGTCGGAGGAGGAGAGCCCCGAGCCCAGCCCGACGCCGTCCGAGAGCGAGGTCCTGCCCTCACCGACGCCCAGCGAGTCCTGTAACAACCCGTTCAACCCCACGTGTGAGGACCCGGGCGGTACGGACACGGGCGGTACGGACACCGGTGGCACCGATGGTGGGGTGACCGCGACACCGACGGAGTCGGAGGACGATACGAGAGGCAACCAGAACGGGGGTCTCTTCGGGGGCTCCACCGGGTAG
- a CDS encoding CCA tRNA nucleotidyltransferase, with product MPNANEDISALSQVQRRAVSELLRVSPVADDLARRFQEAGFSLALVGGSVRDALLGRLGNDLDFTTDARPEEVLKIVRPWADAVWEVGIAFGTVGAQKDGYQIEVTTYRSEAYDRTSRKPEVSYGDSIEEDLVRRDFTVNAMAVALPEKEFIDPHGGLEDLSARVLRTPGTPEESFSDDPLRMMRAARFAAQLDFEVAAEVVTAMTDMAGRLEIVSAERVRDELNKLIVSAHPRKGLSLLVDTDLAEYVLPELPALRLERDEHHRHKDVYDHTLIVLEQAIALEDSGPDLTLRLAALLHDIGKPRTRRFEEDGRVSFHHHEVVGAKMTKKRMAALKYSNELIKDVSRLVELHLRFHGYGTGEWTDSAVRRYVRDAGPLLDRLHKLTRSDCTTRNKRKANALSRAYDGLEERIAQLQEQEELDAIRPDLDGNQIMEILGVGPGPVIGQAYKFLLELRLENGPMEHDEAAAALKDWWAQVPQVS from the coding sequence GTGCCGAACGCCAACGAAGACATCAGTGCCCTGAGCCAGGTGCAGCGCCGCGCGGTGAGTGAACTGCTGCGGGTGTCCCCTGTCGCCGACGACCTCGCCCGCCGCTTCCAGGAAGCCGGGTTCTCGCTCGCCCTGGTCGGCGGTTCGGTCAGGGACGCGCTGCTCGGCCGGCTCGGCAACGACCTGGACTTCACGACGGACGCTCGCCCCGAGGAGGTGCTGAAGATCGTGCGCCCCTGGGCGGACGCCGTCTGGGAGGTCGGGATCGCCTTCGGCACGGTGGGGGCGCAGAAGGACGGATACCAGATAGAGGTCACGACCTACCGCTCCGAGGCGTACGACCGGACCTCGCGCAAGCCCGAGGTGTCGTACGGCGACTCGATCGAGGAAGACCTCGTCCGCCGTGACTTCACCGTGAACGCGATGGCGGTGGCGCTCCCCGAGAAGGAGTTCATCGACCCCCACGGTGGGCTCGAGGATCTCTCGGCGCGGGTACTGCGTACCCCCGGCACTCCTGAGGAGTCCTTCTCCGACGACCCGCTGCGCATGATGCGTGCCGCGCGGTTCGCCGCGCAGTTGGACTTCGAGGTGGCCGCCGAGGTCGTCACAGCGATGACCGACATGGCCGGCCGTCTCGAGATCGTCTCGGCGGAGCGGGTGCGGGACGAGCTGAACAAGTTGATCGTCTCCGCCCACCCCCGCAAGGGCCTGAGCCTGCTGGTCGACACGGACCTCGCTGAGTACGTCCTGCCCGAGCTGCCTGCACTGCGGCTGGAGCGTGACGAACACCACCGGCACAAGGACGTCTACGACCACACACTGATCGTGCTGGAGCAGGCGATCGCACTGGAGGACAGCGGACCGGACCTCACCCTCCGGCTCGCCGCGCTGCTGCACGACATCGGCAAGCCCCGCACGCGACGTTTCGAGGAGGACGGTCGGGTCTCCTTCCATCACCACGAGGTGGTGGGCGCCAAGATGACCAAGAAGCGCATGGCGGCCCTCAAGTACTCCAACGAGCTCATCAAGGATGTCTCGCGCCTGGTAGAACTCCACCTGCGCTTCCACGGGTACGGCACCGGTGAGTGGACGGACTCCGCCGTTCGCCGCTACGTGCGTGATGCGGGTCCTCTCCTCGACCGGCTCCACAAGCTGACCCGCTCCGACTGCACCACGCGGAACAAGCGCAAGGCGAACGCGCTGTCCCGCGCGTACGACGGTCTGGAGGAGCGCATCGCCCAGCTTCAGGAGCAGGAGGAGCTGGACGCCATCCGCCCGGATCTCGACGGCAACCAGATCATGGAGATCCTGGGCGTCGGACCCGGCCCGGTGATCGGGCAGGCGTACAAGTTCCTGCTGGAGCTGCGGCTGGAGAACGGACCGATGGAACACGACGAGGCGGCGGCGGCACTCAAGGACTGGTGGGCCCAGGTACCGCAGGTTTCATGA
- a CDS encoding PadR family transcriptional regulator: MSRRSGILEFAVLGLLREAPMHGYELRKRLNTSLGVFRAFSYGTLYPCLKTLVANGWLIEESGGTPDDAAAAPLTGRRAKIVYRLTGEGKEHFEELLSQTGPDAYEDEHFAARFAFFGQTSRDVRMRVLEGRRSRLEERLEKMRASLARTRERLDDYTLELQRHGMESVEREVRWLNELIESERAGRDLKGPVHGEPARDTTEGAPGALPRPGDSPGPDAPGDTTT, encoded by the coding sequence ATGAGCCGGCGCTCCGGAATACTCGAGTTCGCTGTCCTCGGCCTGCTCCGCGAGGCCCCGATGCACGGCTATGAGCTGCGGAAACGACTCAACACGTCACTGGGTGTGTTCCGTGCGTTCAGCTACGGGACGCTCTACCCCTGTCTCAAGACGCTGGTCGCCAACGGCTGGTTGATCGAGGAATCGGGGGGTACCCCGGACGATGCTGCCGCCGCCCCACTCACGGGTCGCCGCGCCAAGATCGTCTATCGGTTGACGGGAGAAGGTAAGGAGCACTTCGAGGAGCTGCTCTCGCAGACGGGTCCCGACGCCTACGAGGACGAGCACTTCGCCGCTCGCTTCGCGTTCTTCGGGCAGACCTCCCGTGATGTGCGCATGCGCGTCCTGGAGGGCCGTCGGAGCCGTTTGGAGGAACGGCTGGAGAAGATGCGCGCCTCTCTGGCACGCACCCGCGAGCGCCTCGACGACTACACGCTTGAGCTCCAGCGCCACGGGATGGAGTCCGTGGAGCGCGAAGTGCGCTGGCTGAACGAGCTCATCGAGAGCGAGCGGGCGGGCCGGGACCTGAAGGGCCCCGTCCACGGAGAACCTGCTCGCGACACCACAGAGGGAGCGCCGGGCGCCCTGCCCCGGCCCGGGGACAGCCCCGGTCCGGATGCGCCCGGCGACACCACCACGTGA
- a CDS encoding MFS transporter: MSVVRDLRVLLRFRDFRRLLAVRLLSQGADGVYQVALATYVVFSPERQTSAAAIASAMAVLLLPYSLVGPFAGVLLDRWRRRQMLLYGNLLRALLASVTAVLILSHVPDWLFYVSALCVTAVNRFVLAGLSAALPRVVDADRLVVANSLSPTAGTLAATAGGGLAFVVRLVTSDSDAAVVLVGSALYLCAALASLRIARELLGPDPELVQPRLGTALAGTARGLAAGVRHLAEPGRRAAAWSLASMTLMRFCYGALTVMVLMLCRYAWASDNSGSDEGLALLGLAVGVSGAGFFTAAVMTPWAAERLGPGLWIVICSAVAAVLEPALGLPFTEVPILIAAFVLGLVTQGAKISTDTIVQSSVADGYRGRIFSLYDVLFNVAFVGAAAVAALMLPPDGRSVALVMTVAVIYAVSAATMARFGVSRRH, translated from the coding sequence ATGTCCGTCGTGCGCGACCTGCGCGTCCTGCTCCGCTTCCGGGACTTCCGACGCCTTCTGGCCGTACGGCTGCTGTCCCAGGGCGCCGACGGCGTCTATCAGGTCGCGCTCGCCACGTACGTGGTCTTCTCGCCCGAGAGGCAGACGTCGGCGGCCGCGATCGCCTCCGCGATGGCGGTCCTGCTCCTTCCGTACTCCCTCGTCGGCCCCTTCGCGGGCGTTCTGCTGGACCGCTGGCGGCGCCGCCAGATGCTGCTCTACGGCAACCTGTTGCGCGCCCTGCTGGCATCCGTGACAGCCGTCCTGATCTTGAGCCACGTACCCGACTGGCTCTTCTACGTCTCCGCTCTGTGCGTCACGGCGGTCAACCGCTTCGTCCTGGCGGGGCTCTCCGCCGCCCTGCCCCGCGTGGTGGATGCCGATCGCCTGGTAGTCGCCAACTCCCTCTCCCCGACGGCCGGGACACTCGCCGCGACCGCGGGCGGCGGACTCGCCTTCGTCGTACGACTGGTGACCTCGGACTCCGACGCCGCGGTGGTCCTCGTCGGCTCGGCCCTCTACCTCTGCGCGGCCCTGGCCTCACTGCGCATCGCCCGGGAACTGCTCGGCCCGGACCCTGAATTGGTGCAGCCGCGGCTGGGCACGGCACTCGCCGGCACGGCACGGGGCCTGGCGGCGGGTGTACGGCATCTCGCCGAGCCCGGACGTCGGGCAGCGGCCTGGTCGTTGGCCTCCATGACGCTGATGCGGTTCTGCTACGGCGCCCTGACGGTCATGGTGCTCATGCTCTGCCGGTATGCCTGGGCCTCGGACAACTCCGGCTCGGATGAGGGGTTGGCCCTTCTCGGCCTCGCCGTGGGTGTCTCGGGGGCGGGGTTCTTCACCGCGGCGGTGATGACGCCCTGGGCAGCCGAGCGGTTGGGGCCGGGCCTCTGGATCGTCATCTGCTCCGCGGTCGCCGCTGTGCTGGAACCGGCCCTCGGCCTGCCTTTCACGGAAGTACCCATATTGATCGCGGCATTCGTCCTGGGCCTCGTCACGCAGGGGGCGAAGATCTCCACGGACACGATCGTCCAGTCCTCTGTCGCCGACGGCTACCGGGGCCGGATCTTCTCTCTCTACGACGTCCTGTTCAATGTGGCCTTCGTCGGCGCCGCCGCCGTGGCCGCCCTGATGCTCCCTCCCGACGGCCGCTCGGTTGCTCTGGTGATGACCGTGGCCGTGATCTATGCGGTGAGCGCTGCGACCATGGCTCGGTTCGGGGTATCGAGGCGGCACTGA
- a CDS encoding glycosyltransferase family 87 protein yields the protein MPSAETTRVSVDEPEPVRPTKEDEVAATGSELIGGPIGRRALLGTSWWTPVRVVALVAIGMFALGMVQKLPCYDGAWFFGASSQYTHACYSDIPHLYQGRGFADGLVPYFDKIPGDMEYLEYPVLTGVFMEVAAWLTPGSGTIQEQEQWYWMVNAGMLMVCAAVIAVCCARIHRRRPWDGLLVALAPAFALTATINWDLLAVALLAAAMLMWSRQRPLAFGVLIGLATAAKFYPFLVLGPLFVLCWRAGKWRAYMTALLGAVGAWLAVNLPVMLLAPDGWAKFYRFSQERGVDFGSFFLVIAQRMNIQITAETANAYAMVSMVLVCAGIAALTLTAPRRPRFAQLAFLIVAAFILTNKVYSPQYVLWLVPLAALARPRWRDFLIWQACEVAYFLGIWMYLAYTTSGEAHKGLPVEGYQLAIVAHLLGTLYLCVVVVRDIFMPERDTVRRAGDDDPSGGVLDGAEDVHVYGAAAHPPRHAMHFEGPQVEWGSRDPEDRSP from the coding sequence ATGCCCAGTGCAGAGACGACGCGAGTGAGCGTGGATGAGCCGGAGCCGGTGCGGCCGACCAAGGAGGACGAGGTCGCTGCCACCGGCAGTGAGCTGATCGGCGGCCCGATCGGGCGGCGGGCGCTGCTCGGCACGTCCTGGTGGACGCCGGTACGGGTTGTCGCGCTGGTGGCCATCGGCATGTTCGCGCTCGGCATGGTGCAGAAGCTGCCCTGCTACGACGGTGCCTGGTTCTTCGGAGCCAGCTCCCAGTACACGCACGCGTGCTACTCGGACATCCCGCATCTCTACCAGGGGCGTGGCTTCGCCGACGGGCTCGTGCCGTACTTCGACAAGATCCCCGGCGACATGGAGTACCTCGAGTACCCGGTGTTGACAGGTGTGTTCATGGAGGTCGCCGCCTGGCTCACCCCGGGCAGCGGCACCATCCAGGAACAAGAGCAGTGGTACTGGATGGTCAATGCCGGAATGCTCATGGTGTGCGCGGCGGTCATCGCCGTCTGCTGCGCGCGCATTCATCGCCGGCGCCCCTGGGACGGCCTTCTGGTGGCCCTGGCGCCCGCTTTCGCGCTGACCGCGACCATCAACTGGGACCTTCTCGCCGTGGCCCTGCTGGCCGCCGCGATGCTGATGTGGTCGCGGCAGCGTCCCCTCGCCTTCGGTGTGCTGATCGGTCTCGCCACCGCCGCCAAGTTCTACCCGTTCCTGGTGCTCGGACCGCTCTTCGTGCTGTGCTGGCGGGCGGGCAAGTGGCGTGCGTACATGACCGCGCTGCTCGGTGCCGTCGGGGCCTGGCTCGCGGTGAATCTTCCGGTGATGCTCCTGGCCCCGGACGGGTGGGCGAAGTTCTATCGCTTCAGTCAGGAGCGCGGCGTCGACTTCGGTTCCTTCTTCCTCGTCATCGCGCAGCGGATGAACATCCAGATCACCGCCGAGACGGCGAACGCGTACGCGATGGTCTCGATGGTGCTCGTCTGCGCGGGCATCGCCGCGCTCACGCTGACCGCCCCGCGCCGCCCGCGCTTCGCCCAGCTCGCGTTCCTGATCGTCGCGGCCTTCATCCTCACCAACAAGGTCTACTCGCCGCAGTACGTGCTCTGGCTGGTGCCCCTCGCGGCGCTGGCCCGGCCCCGCTGGCGGGACTTCCTGATCTGGCAGGCGTGCGAGGTCGCGTACTTCCTGGGGATCTGGATGTACCTCGCGTACACGACCAGCGGCGAGGCCCACAAGGGCCTGCCTGTCGAGGGCTACCAACTTGCCATCGTGGCCCATTTGCTGGGGACTCTCTACCTGTGTGTCGTCGTCGTACGCGACATCTTCATGCCGGAGCGGGACACGGTGCGCCGGGCCGGTGACGACGATCCGTCCGGCGGGGTGCTCGACGGCGCGGAGGACGTTCATGTGTACGGCGCCGCGGCCCATCCCCCGCGGCACGCGATGCACTTCGAGGGGCCGCAGGTGGAGTGGGGCAGCCGTGACCCTGAGGACCGTTCGCCCTGA
- a CDS encoding inositol-3-phosphate synthase, translated as MGSVRVAVVGVGNCAASLVQGVEYYKDADPASRVPGLMHVQFGDYHVRDVEFVAAFDVDAKKVGLDLADAIGASENNTIKICDVPSTGVTVQRGHTLDGLGKYYRETIEESAEAPVDVVQILKDKQVDVLVCYLPVGSEDAAKFYAQCAIDAKVAFVNALPVFIAGTKEWADKFTEAGVPIVGDDIKSQVGATITHRVMAKLFEDRGVVLDRTMQLNVGGNMDFKNMLERDRLESKKISKTQAVTSQIRDRDMGADNVHIGPSDYVAWLDDRKWAYVRLEGRAFGDVPLNLEYKLEVWDSPNSAGVIIDALRAAKIAKDRGIGGPILSASSYFMKSPPVQYFDDEARENVEKFIKGEVER; from the coding sequence ATGGGTTCGGTTCGCGTAGCCGTCGTCGGTGTGGGCAACTGCGCCGCGTCGCTGGTGCAGGGAGTCGAGTACTACAAGGACGCCGACCCGGCGTCGAGGGTGCCGGGCCTCATGCACGTGCAGTTCGGTGACTATCACGTCCGTGACGTGGAGTTCGTTGCCGCCTTCGATGTCGACGCCAAGAAGGTCGGTCTCGATCTCGCGGACGCCATCGGCGCCTCCGAGAACAACACCATCAAGATCTGTGACGTGCCGAGCACCGGTGTGACCGTGCAGCGCGGCCACACTCTCGACGGCCTCGGCAAGTACTACCGCGAGACCATCGAGGAGTCCGCCGAGGCCCCGGTCGACGTGGTCCAGATCCTCAAGGACAAGCAGGTCGACGTCCTCGTCTGCTACCTGCCCGTCGGTTCCGAGGACGCGGCGAAGTTCTACGCCCAGTGCGCCATCGACGCCAAGGTCGCCTTCGTCAACGCCCTCCCGGTCTTCATCGCCGGCACCAAGGAGTGGGCGGACAAGTTCACCGAGGCGGGCGTCCCGATCGTCGGTGACGACATCAAGTCGCAGGTCGGTGCCACCATCACGCACCGCGTCATGGCGAAGCTGTTCGAGGACCGGGGCGTCGTCCTGGACCGCACGATGCAGCTGAACGTCGGCGGCAACATGGACTTCAAGAACATGCTCGAGCGCGACCGCCTGGAGTCCAAGAAGATCTCCAAGACGCAGGCTGTCACCTCCCAGATCCGCGACCGCGACATGGGTGCTGACAACGTCCACATCGGCCCGTCCGACTACGTGGCCTGGCTCGACGACCGCAAGTGGGCGTACGTCCGCCTCGAGGGGCGCGCCTTCGGTGACGTCCCGCTGAACCTGGAGTACAAGCTCGAGGTCTGGGACTCCCCGAACTCCGCCGGCGTCATCATCGACGCACTGCGCGCAGCGAAGATCGCCAAGGACCGCGGCATCGGCGGCCCGATCCTGTCGGCGTCCTCGTACTTCATGAAGTCCCCGCCGGTGCAGTACTTCGACGACGAGGCCCGCGAGAACGTCGAGAAGTTCATCAAGGGCGAGGTCGAGCGCTGA